The following DNA comes from Triticum aestivum cultivar Chinese Spring chromosome 3D, IWGSC CS RefSeq v2.1, whole genome shotgun sequence.
gggataggcagTAGAAATGCATACATTTTGCATAACTGAGCGTATGTGATGCAGGCAATTATCCTAAACATGAGTCTTCAGACAACTGTTtgtgatatctcgaatatcccaaatgctccatccttagtactcgtttgtgctcgtaataccatcacagtcggtattctgtggtgttACGTTTACGATGCGCGTCCCATCATAAACAGTTCAAGgctatagaacgtgtatgataagcagaccATCACACACATTCACTTCTCCCGGACCGTATGCGATAAATAACTAAGAAGATTAACTAATCATCGTACGGATGTCGAATAGGATTACGAAACATCGAACCGTCGTAATAGTGTCGTACAGGATAACTATCAAACACGCTATTTGGTGGTGCAATGTTTACGATAAGTACCACATCAGAAACATATCATGATTGTAAAGCATGTACGAGTTGATTAACTTTCATGTTCAACACTTTTCCATCTGATATCGTCTTGGGGATGAATTTGTGTGAAAAATCACTAAATAATACTACAAACCCAGTTTTCTGGGAGCAACCGTACGAACTTTATGTTGCATCCGAGGTTCACTTTTTCTACAACCCATTGTTTTGGATGCAAAAGGTGCATATGACCGTGGATTGAGATTATCTAAAAAGCAAAATTTGATTGTATCGACAAGGCAAACAACTTTTGTTTTGACACTTTTCTATTTTAGGCCATTTTAGTTATGTTTTATGCCATGCTAAAATCTGGTGTTAATGCATGCATCTTGGAACTTGTCATAACATTTTATGTCTGAGCTCTGATTTGGGCTATCATTTCCATTTGTATCGTCTCGGACATGGTACTACAATGGTGAACTCTAATATTTAAACTGACCTCATCTTCCTATGATTCAAGCCACCTTTATGATCGTGTCACTCTAAGTGTCATGCCTCCCTGTTTTTGGTAAAGCTAGTGTGCCAAAAAATAGGTTGCACCACTTTTGTTCCAAGGACAATGTCACTACTCCATCGGCCTTTGCACATGTGCTGGGCAGGCGAACGTCTGGTCTGCCGACATGAATGCAGGTGGGAAGTAGTCCCGTCCGGTCACGTCCGCTCTGACCGACAGAATGCAGTGCGGAAAGCGGGCGGACACGACGGGAAAGGAGGTTTTGTGTCGGCTGGGGGTGGCAgaggtccggacgcccgcaaacctcCCCTTCGTTTTTTTTTCTAGTTTGTAAACTTTTGGACTTCCGGACCTGTTTGGAAAAATTTGGTGACTGCCGTTGGATGGCAAAAAAATGTTTGATATGTACGGTTTAGACATTTAGGGGTGATTTGGTGATCCGTGCTGGGTTGCCCTAGAGGTTGTGTATTTGTGCAATTTCCTTCAACTTTCTTTATTTTTCTATAAGGTTGCAATCCTccattttttcaaaagaaaaaacaTTTTATCCAAGGAGGACCCAACGAGTTACACCCACACGTGCGAATGGATGATAGGTACACTGCCAATTAAGTCAAACCATCGCGTGGAAAAAGTTATGCGGCTGCGGCTCACAAACAAACAAATCTGGCATGGCATGGAGCGAAATTTCAAACCAAATGGCACATCAAGCTATGACTGCATCGCATTAGCACAGCGACGGGATCCTCAAGGGCTGGAACGACGATGAGAGCTCCAGTCAACAGTCAACACCAGTACAGTGCACAGTACAGAGCCCATCCGAGAAGGCAGCCTCGCTACGTTAGTTCTCAATCATAGTGTGCTATCCTCGAGTCTGATACCAAGCTCCTACTCTAGCTTTGAATCGTACCATCGACCATGGCCGTGGGTTTTGCTGGTAGCGGCGGTGGCGAGGACCAGCAGCGGTATGGCGGGAGGGTCACAGCGTTCGCGGCGCTCTCCTGCATCACGGCGGCCATGGGCGGCGCCATCTTCGGCTACGACATCGGCACCGCGGGCGGGGTGTCGTCCATGGAACCGTTCCTGAGGGACTTCTTCCCGGACGTGCACCGGCGGATGCAGGCCGGCGCCGGCGTCGGCAACTACTGCAAGTTTGACAGCCAGCTCCTCACGCTCTTCACCTCCTCGCTCTACGTCTCGGGGCTCCTCACGGCCGTGCTCGTCGCGTCGTGGTTCACGGAGAGGCACGGGCGCCGGCCGTCCATGATCCTCGGCGGCGTCGCGTACCTCGGCGGCGCCGCGGTCAGCGGAGGGGCAGTGAACGTGTACATGGCCATCCTCGGCAGGGCGCTGCTCGGCGTCGGCCTCGGGTTCGCCAATCAGGTTACAAAATTTTTTATCGTCATTAGTCAAGTTTTTTTAGGATCGTCATTAGTCAAGTTAATTACTCTTATTGTTTAAATAAGTGTGTGTTTATAGGGGTAAGTATATACGCATAGGTATAATCGCTTGCGTCTGTACcgtatttttttttaaaataagcgTAGTTGATTTAGTATAATTTTATATTAAATCAGTGATACTTATTTTCAAACGGAGAAATAAATACATAAAACAATAGGACTCTATTACAAATCTCACACcagatttttttaccatggcaaatTAAACATTTTTGAAGGTAAATTACGTTTTACTAAGGAAATCAAATTTAGTTGCCGAGCATGACAAATCCGTCTCATTTTATTTTCTGATAGAAAAATTGCCGTGCTTGAAACTAAATTTGTCATCACCATGCTAATACAAATTGCCATGAAGAACGTCAGATGTGCCTAAAAATCTGACGTCATATTTTTTGCATTTTCAAGAAAAAATGACAATTTTGTTTGTAGGCAGTGCCACTGTACCTGTCCGAGATGGCGCCGGCGCGATACAGGGGAGCCTTCAGCAACGGTTTCCAATTCAGCCTCTGTCTCGGCGctctcgccgccaccgtcgtcaACTATGGCGCCGAGAAGATCAAGGCTGGCTGGGGCTGGAGGCTCTCGCTGGGCCTGGCCGGCGTCCCCGCTGTGCTGCTCACCGTCGGCGCCATCTTCTTGCCGGAGACGCCCAACAGCCTCGTTCAGCAAGGGAAAGGCCGTGGCGAGGTGAAGGCGCTGCTCCAAAAGATAAGAGGCGTCGACGCCGTCGACGAGGAGCTGGACGACATCGTCGCCGCCAACGCAACGGGACAGGCCGGCGACAACGGCCTGCGCCTCATCCTGTCGCAGCGCCGGTACCGCCCGCAGCTTGCCATGGCCGTCCTGATACCGTCCTTCACGCAGCTCACCGGGATCAACGCTATCGGCTTCTACGCGCCGGTGCTGCTGCGCACCATTGGCATGAGCGAGAGTGCGGCACTGCTGTCCACCATCGTCATGGTCATCATCTCCTCCGCGTCCACCTTCGCGTCCATGCTCCTCGTCGACCGCTTCGGGAGGCGGACGCTCCTCGTCCTCGGCGGCGTCCAGATGTTCCTCTCCGAGGTGCTCATCGGCGGCATCATGGCCGCGAAGCTCCGCGACGAGGGCCAGGTCAGCAGGGCCTACGCCGTCGTCCTAATCTTCCTCATCGCCATCTACTCCACCGGCTTCGGCTGGTCCTGGGGCCCGCTCAGCTGGCTGATACCGAGTGAGATCTTCCCGCTGGAGGTCCGGTCCGCCGGGCAGAGCATCACGGTGGCGTCGGGATTCGTGTTCACCATCCTCGTCGCGCAGTACTTCCTGGCCATGCTGTGCCGGCTGAAGGCGTGGCTGTTCTTCTTCTTCGCTGGCTGGATCCTGGTCATGACGGCGTTCGCGTACCTCTTCTTGCCGGAGACCAAGGGGATCCCCATTGAGCAGATTGGGAACCTATGGGGGAGGCACTGGTACTGGAAGAGAGTTGTGGGGGTTGAGGAAGTAGACGACGGTCAGAAGCTCTAAAGCTTCTTCCACTTTCTTTCAGAGAAGAGAAAGAAAAGGGTGAAGCCTTATTCGATTCAGAGGGTTTCAAAGTGGATCGAAAAGGGTGGAGCCtgattacaagatggcaaacccgttgcatacttttatgaaaaattgagtgggcctagtctgaactattctatttatgataaagaattatatgctcttgtttggaccttagaaatatggcaacattatttatggcccaaagaatttgttatacattctgatcatgaatctttgaaacacattaaaagtcaagcaaaactgaacagtagacatgctaaatgggttgaattcattgagactttcccttatgtcattaaacacaagaagggtaaagaaaatgttattgctgatgcattgtctcgtcgttatactatgctttcacaacttgactttaaaatatttggtttggagaccatcaaagatcaatatgtgcatgatgctgaatttaaagatgtgtTGCAGAactgtaaagaaggtagaacatggaacaagttcgtcgttaacgatggatttgtgtttcgtgctaacaagctatgcattccagctagctccgttcgttttgttgttgttgcaggaggcgcatggaggaggactaatgggacactttggcgtgaagaagacggaggatatacttgctacacatttcttttggccaaagatgagacgggatgttgagcgttttgttgctcgctgcactacatgtcaaaaagctaagtcacgactcaatcctcatggtttatatatgcctttgcctatacctagtgttccttgggaggatatatctatggactttgttttaggtttacctcgaacaaacaaGGGGAGGGATTgaatatttgttgtcatggataggttctcgaaaatggcacactttataccatgtcataaaagcgatgatgctgttaatgttgctgatttgttcattcgtgaaattattcgcttgcatggtgtgccaaatactattgtttcagatcgtgatactaaatttcttagccacttttggaaatgtttatgggctaagttggggactaaactactttttagtactacttgtcacccccaaactgatggtcaaactgaagtagtcaatcgaacattgtctactatgcttagggctgttttgaagaatattaAGAAAATGTGGGGAGAATGCTTGcgtcatattgaatttgcttataatcgttcattgcattctactagtaagatgtgcccttttgaaattgtgtatggtttcctacctcatgcacccattgatttgttgcctcttccatcttcggagaaggttaattttgatgctaaacaacgtgctaaattgatcttaaaaatgcatgagttaactaaggaaaacattgagcgtatgaatgctaaatataaacttgctggagataagggtagaaaacatgttgtctttgcacccggagatcttgtttggttacatttgcgtaaggatagttttcctaatttgcgcaaatcaaagctaatgccacgtgctgatggtccttttaaggtgttagagaaaataaatgataatgcatataaacttgagctgcctacagattttggggttagtcccacttttaacattgcagatttgaagccttatttgggtgaggaagatgagcttccgtcgaggacgacttcatttcaagaaggggaggatgatgaggacatcaataccattgttacacccacagcccctactactacatatactggaccaattactagagctcgcgcacgccaattaaattatcaggtacttttgtttcttggtaatgattctaatgttcatgagaatatgatgctgcctaaattggatacatttgttttgcttacgaatgaagggcctggcatggataagagtgatgaacactggagcaagaccaagcatggagatgatggcatgcgcaagggaaacaagaacggagttacaagtgatgatttcaggactttgaagccaccatagtgagtgcatgaagccttggacgaaatatacaagatgccacttcataaatttcgtccagaggctattataggtgctgcgtcaccttattattgggccaggcccatgtaatttcgaaatacttgagtataggctatttttagagtccgtatgtgtggggaaacaagagatagggttggttttagACCCCTCCCCCAGGGGCCACAAAATTCCCCTCCTCTTCCtcaatatatacagcccttagggcaccgtttagcctttgggttttgtttagattaaagttcgccatagctgcaacttcgcgtacttcatttgtgttcaacgaccagacaaaggcgtcgtagaaccccacctttgatcaataaagctttcctcttatattcacaatatcttgATTGCTAtcttagtttcttacttgttcttcgtttgcctgcaggaaacataccttcgtggtcaggttgatcgtgctccggcgtggtcaataacctctcggagttggtttagcgattgctaaggcgcgacgtcctcgcacgttcgtagtcggatcgtcaaagttgacttcctccaaaatgatagccaccatctcatcgaaagacgggacacctttgcctctatcaagtggtatccgatttccaggttgctcggtgagattttacagtttttcgtagtttagatcgagtctgttcttcatacctatagtccacgaaaaagccaaaaaaatttagggttagttcatcctatccgaaccaatctgagcctttgcataatcttttctgtttttgctttgttgaatctgcggttgcatcgtcgtgtcaagttgctggtcttagcgtctagtcctttagagtttcgagttctgttcacaggttgtcacgtcgccgctgccatatatcaccaccgcatcgtcatcatcgctgctgccatataccaccaccgcaccaacttcatcgccgctgccatataccaccaccatatattcaccgccaatccgagtccatatacgccaccaaatATCAGTCGCCATCActccaatccgagtccacctgcaacatatatccgccaccaatctgagttccaccagattcatctccgccaccagtccgagattccaccagattcatctccgccaccagtcctagtccgagtccagttaTTGTTGCTTTGCTTtcaatttccagatcacgcgatactccgagtcgtgacagagtaggactccccaacttccgagccatctgcagaagaaaaatggtttcagtttaaaaaaaagcgaagtatggaaaattctggctaggcaggttttaggacatttgtagacttttttgaaaaaaaattgttgcggagcaaaaaaaaggaaaaaaagtgcaaaaaaaagtgaaaaaagaaaaaaaaattagagtgtgctcctcccttgtttacgtgtagcgccgtgattttgttagtgttctaggctcgcgtctctagtacggtctagcctaggaccagcacagtaccgtcattgagcgtttattcaactttgcatatctgaattgattattgttggccctttttgctaccatattataagccttcccagctccacatacatctacgtcgtgcgtttgactctccctggtaatcgctctatccaagctttgagagttttgactacaacggttgctggttaccacctgctgcttggtaagaactggtaagaatttgagattttcttgacggatttgtgacacccaccaccaccaccaattgttagtagtctgtaggatcatattattgtgtgtttctattgcttctaaccatgccaggatcacaagccgacgagattgactgggagaatttaacgaacaaggagcttcatgataagtttcagcaaatgatgactaaacaggtgcaagatgtgctgaacaattttgaagaggccatggagaagatcactggccttgagaagacgttcgaaacaaagctcgataacagatttaatgaactgcttgcgcgtcttccaccaccggctgcacctgccgcacctctgcaacaacaacaacaacaacaacgactacctccacttcgcgaaatagccctccgccgagcgagccgtgtccttcttcagcctggccaaactgttggtgttggggaacgtagtaatttcaaaaaatttcctacgcacacgcaagatcatggtgatgcatagcaacgagaggggagagtgttgttcacgtaccctcgtagtcgtagaccaaaagaggaagcgttagcacaacgcggttgatgtagtcgtacgtcttcacgatccgaccgatcaagtaccgaacgcacggtacctccgagttcagcacatgttcagcccgatgacgtccctcgaactccgatccagccgagtgttgagggagagtttcgtcagcacgacggcgtggtgacgatgatgatgttctaccgacgcagggcttcgcctaagcaccgctaaagtattatcgaggtggactatggtggaggggggcaccgcacacggctaaaagatcaagcgatcaattgttgtgtctctagggtgcccccttgcccccgtatataaaggagaaaggggggaggtgcggccggccaggagggggcgcgccaaaaggagtcctactcccaccgggagtaggactcctcccttttccttgttggattaggagtggagggggaaagaggtggaggagaagaaggaaagggggggcgccgcccccctctccttgtcctatttggactagggggaggggcgtgcggcccttgccctggccgcctctcctcttctccactaaggcccactatggcccattaacccccggggggttctggtaacccctccggtactccggtaaaatcccgatttcacccggaacacttccgatatccaaatataggcttccaatatatcaatcttcatgtctcgaccatttcgagactcctcgtcatgtctgtgatcacatctgggactccgacaaccttctgtacatcaaaacatacaaactcataatataactatcatcgaaacgttaagcgtgcggaccctacgggttcgagaactatgcagacatgaccgagacacgtctccggtcaataactaatagcggaacctggatgctcatattggctccacatattctacgaagatctttatcggtcagaccgcataacaacatacattgttccctttgtcatcggtatgttacttacccgagattcgatcgtcggtatctcaatacctagttcaatctcgttaccggcaagtctctttactcgttccgtaatacatcatcccgcaacgaattcattagttgcaatgcttgcaaggcttaagtgatgtgcattaccgagtgggcccagagatacctctccgacaatcggagtgacaaatcctaatctcaaaatacgccaacccaacaagtacctccggagacacctgtggagcacctttataatcacccagttacgttgtgacatttggtagcacacaaagtgttcctccagtaaacgggagttgcataatctcatagtcataggaacatgtataagtcatgaagaaagcaatagcaacatactaaacgatcgagtgctaagctaacggaatgggtcaagtcaatcacctcattttcctaatgatgtgatcccgttaatcaaatgacaacccatgtcaatggctaggaaacataaccatctttgattaacgagctagtcaagtagaggcatactagtgacactctgtttgtctatgtattcacacaagtattatgtttccggttaatacaattctagcatgaataataaacatttatcatgatataaggaagtaaataataactttattattgcctctagggcatatttccttcagttggtgctgctgttgatacttctatggctcctgcagctgatgcggaggatgattatgcgggagattacgaggatgaggttgatcaaaatcagaactacgtgcaaccaccagcaccacaaccaccagcaccacaaccaccaggtcgtccacatggaaataatggcaatggtagggctccccctcgggtacgagatcatgaccacctccctaaactgaaattgaatattccaccatttgagggtagatatgttcctgatatatatcttacttgggagttagaaactgaacaacgatttacatgtttacaatatcctgaggagagacgtgttcctgctgctgtttgtgctttcactagctttgcatgtgtttggtggtctgaacattgtagattatatcctattccagctacttgggctgctttgaaaactgctatgcgtactcgttgggttccaccatattatcaacgtgaattaattcaaaaattgcagcatttaagataaggaaaaaattctgtagaagaatattatcaggaatacaaactgacatgattagatgtggtattgttgaggagaatgaagctatgcttgcacgttttatgggtggattaaatagagagattcagaccattctagagtataaggagtataataatatcactcgtttattccatcttgcttgtaaagctgaacgtgaagtgcaggatcgacaggcattggcgcgaactaacttttctgcaggtcgaccttcatcatggacaccacgtgcatcctctacttccactgcaccatcacctccatcaggtgccacctccagtcgtgacacaagaaagcaggcacaaccaccactctctgccaagagcacacctgccgggcctgcgcagagctcttcttctttcatggcgtcaacagggcacacaagtgatattatttttcGTCATTGTAAGgtaagaggacattttgcgagagaatgcaaatctcagcgtgtgatgatt
Coding sequences within:
- the LOC123077391 gene encoding hexose carrier protein HEX6, with protein sequence MAVGFAGSGGGEDQQRYGGRVTAFAALSCITAAMGGAIFGYDIGTAGGVSSMEPFLRDFFPDVHRRMQAGAGVGNYCKFDSQLLTLFTSSLYVSGLLTAVLVASWFTERHGRRPSMILGGVAYLGGAAVSGGAVNVYMAILGRALLGVGLGFANQAVPLYLSEMAPARYRGAFSNGFQFSLCLGALAATVVNYGAEKIKAGWGWRLSLGLAGVPAVLLTVGAIFLPETPNSLVQQGKGRGEVKALLQKIRGVDAVDEELDDIVAANATGQAGDNGLRLILSQRRYRPQLAMAVLIPSFTQLTGINAIGFYAPVLLRTIGMSESAALLSTIVMVIISSASTFASMLLVDRFGRRTLLVLGGVQMFLSEVLIGGIMAAKLRDEGQVSRAYAVVLIFLIAIYSTGFGWSWGPLSWLIPSEIFPLEVRSAGQSITVASGFVFTILVAQYFLAMLCRLKAWLFFFFAGWILVMTAFAYLFLPETKGIPIEQIGNLWGRHWYWKRVVGVEEVDDGQKL